In Candidatus Pelagibacter sp. RS39, the following proteins share a genomic window:
- the rplS gene encoding 50S ribosomal protein L19 produces the protein MKTIEEINQNNVKKILSEKKIPDFFPGDVVKVGVRITEGKKERIQYFEGVCIAKKSRDINSSFTVRKISFGEGVERTFPLYGTVIDSIKVIRSGKVRRAKLYYLRDRTGKSARIAEKIRKKIGIDIDVKPETVTEENLAPAEKESAQESAKETTPTVEAKKEEAPKTEMKKEAPKAESKTEKKLENLQEKK, from the coding sequence ATGAAAACAATAGAAGAAATAAACCAAAATAACGTTAAAAAAATTCTTTCAGAAAAAAAGATCCCTGATTTCTTTCCTGGTGATGTTGTTAAAGTTGGTGTCAGAATTACAGAGGGAAAAAAAGAGAGAATTCAATATTTCGAGGGTGTTTGTATAGCTAAAAAAAGCAGAGACATAAACTCCTCTTTTACTGTTAGAAAAATATCTTTTGGAGAAGGTGTTGAAAGAACTTTTCCGTTGTATGGAACTGTTATTGACTCAATCAAAGTAATTCGTTCAGGAAAAGTAAGAAGAGCTAAACTTTATTATTTAAGAGATAGAACTGGAAAATCTGCGAGGATTGCTGAAAAAATAAGAAAAAAAATTGGTATTGATATTGATGTTAAGCCTGAGACTGTTACTGAAGAAAATCTAGCGCCAGCTGAAAAAGAAAGTGCACAAGAATCTGCAAAAGAGACTACCCCAACTGTAGAGGCTAAAAAAGAGGAAGCCCCAAAAACAGAAATGAAGAAAGAGGCACCCAAAGCTGAGTCTAAAACTGAAAAAAAACTTGAAAATTTACAGGAAAAAAAATAA